A segment of the Arachis hypogaea cultivar Tifrunner chromosome 5, arahy.Tifrunner.gnm2.J5K5, whole genome shotgun sequence genome:
ttatgAGAGAAAtcattttttaacttctctataaactcttaaatagcttcttagaaaattgcaatttgattttttgaaaattataccagacattaatactactacttttcataaatcaaaagttaaaaaaagttacTTCTAAAGTTTTCAAATAAGCCCTTAATGAGTAATgttacatatttaattttttgttatgaactaagtctaattaaattaaataataaaacttgAAATAATGTTAgttataactaaatttttttctaattaatatattgtctttatcaaaataattaattataaaatatttaaattttgtatagtaaaataataaattttttgatagaataattaattttttataaataataaaatcaactgtatttgtgtatttttatttatattttattatattatgcataaaattttattaaagtataGAAACTATTTTGTATGAGAAAGTATTAAGTGGTAACGCGTGATAATCTCTAAATTTGTGTACACTTAGTTtagctaaacttaaaaaataatctcgAAAAGCATTCGTATGTCTTATTAGACAAATAAATTAAGTTtcataaaataattaacaaactacttttttaataaaataatcctaACAAGGCAGTTATCTAGGCAATTACCTTGTTGCTCATGTCATCGATGATATCACAGCCAACTCTATTAACATCCATTACATAACCCGTGAGCTCTGCGGCATGGAAAGTCCCTTTGCTTCCTCTGCAAGATTTTCAGCTTGGGTATTCAAGTTTTCATCCACCAACTAATTAGAAAAGTTAAAGTCCATCGAAATATaccataaacataaaaaaaaataaaaagtatattttcagCAAAATTGTGTTATGCTTCATAACGTGGTCCATTCTGGAAGGTACGAAGAAGGTAACGCGCTCCCTGTCTTACTGATTGAGGGTCCGCGTGTATAGTTCAACACGTGCAGCGTGTGAAACCAAAGCCCAATTAAGAAACTTAAAAATCAAAGGGCACACACCATTGAAGACCCTCCTCCACAGTCCTCACATATAAAACGGAACCAAGTAACCCCAAAAATTAAACCAAATAAACCGTCTCATATTTTTAAACACAAAAAAGAAGGCTCTTCCAATTCCAAGAGAAACTTGCAAACGTCTTCATCGTACTCCCCAACCACCTCCTTTAAAACCCAACCCTCCACAGACACAATTAACATCACCCATTTATCGTGTTTCCATTTCAATAACTGAAATTTTTCCCAACAAAAAATCACACTGTTCAGTATTCAGTATTCACACTACCTGTAACGCGATGCAAGCTGTCTCGGTTATACCATTTCCGAATTTATCGGCAAAATTTGAAAACGATTTCGCGGCCAAGCTCAGAATCTACGACGACGAGAAACCTAAAACCGAAGtgttagaacaagaacaagaacaagtaaacgaagaacaagagcaagaggaagagcaagaggaagaggaagagttcagCTTCGTGTTTTCGAATCCCGAGGTTTCGCCTGTTTCCGCTGATGATGTATTCGATAACGGCCAGATCCGGCCGGTGTACCCGATTTTCGATCAGAATCTTCTCTTTTCAGACGAGTACGCCGGCGGAGCAGAACTACGGCCGCCGTTGAAGAAGGTCTTCATGGAACAGCAACAGCGCGACGAGGCTTCGTCGTCATCGGCGGTTTCGACGGCTGCAGCAACGGAGGGACCGTACTGCGAGTGGTCGCCGAAGATGGCGGGGAAGAGCAATTCGACAGGGTTCTCGAAGCTGTGGAAGCTGAGGGACCATAAGCTTCGGAGCAACAGCGACGGCAAGGACGCATTCGTGTTCTTGAGTCCGCCGTCGACGGCGAAGACGGAGAAGGCGGGATCAGGAAACGGCGCCGTTAAGAAGGCAGTTAAAGTGACGAAGGGTAAAACGACgacgtcgtcgtcgtcgtctaGTAGTTCTTCGGCGCACGAGAAGCATTACGTTATGAACAGAGCGAGGAAAGAGAGTGGTAAACGGCGGTCTTACTTGCCGTATAGGCAAGAACTCTTTGGGTTCTTCTCTAGTACCACCGCACTCAGTAGAAATGTTCATCCTTATTAGGGattag
Coding sequences within it:
- the LOC112803400 gene encoding uncharacterized protein, whose product is MQAVSVIPFPNLSAKFENDFAAKLRIYDDEKPKTEVLEQEQEQVNEEQEQEEEQEEEEEFSFVFSNPEVSPVSADDVFDNGQIRPVYPIFDQNLLFSDEYAGGAELRPPLKKVFMEQQQRDEASSSSAVSTAAATEGPYCEWSPKMAGKSNSTGFSKLWKLRDHKLRSNSDGKDAFVFLSPPSTAKTEKAGSGNGAVKKAVKVTKGKTTTSSSSSSSSSAHEKHYVMNRARKESGKRRSYLPYRQELFGFFSSTTALSRNVHPY